Proteins from one Mytilus galloprovincialis chromosome 11, xbMytGall1.hap1.1, whole genome shotgun sequence genomic window:
- the LOC143052728 gene encoding sulfotransferase 1B1-like — translation MPFTYLKGEGGDKLKVRDIDGAYTFPWNNLENHDEEFRSIPNWKARDDDVMICVYPKSVDGNSWFDYTNDWEKTIVDNPDYPIHIMYFEDMVENIHAEIFKLANFLEVCTHSTLDFINSVASLCTIDKMRNEKATTAALNWKEGSAGVYRKGIVGDWKSMFSVTQNETFDELYHARMNKSKLNIRFSIPEKLPAKSRSVFH, via the exons ATGCCGTTTACATATCTAAAAGGTGAGGGCGGAGACAAATTAAAGGTCAGAGATATAGACGGTGCCTATACCTTTCCATGGAACAATCTAGAGAACCACGATGAGGAGTTCCGCTCGATACCAAATTGGAAAGCTAGGGATGATGACGTAATGATTTGTGTATATCCAAAATCTG TTGACGGCAACTCCTGGTTTGACTATACAAATGATTGGGAGAAAACAATAGTAGACAATCCAGATTATCCAATTCATATTATGTACTTCGAGGACATGGTTGAG aaTATCCATGCTGAAATATTCAAACTGGCCAATTTTCTTGAAGTGTGTACTCATAGTACATTAGATTTTATCAACAGTGTTGCCTCCCTTTGTACGATAGATAAAATGAGAAATGAGAAAGCAACTACTGCCGCGTTAAATTGGAAGGAAGGTAGCGCTGGGGTATATCGGAAAG GAATTGTTGGAGATTGGAAATCAATGTTTAGCGTAACCCAAAACGAGACGTTTGATGAACTTTATCATGCACGGATGAATAAATCCAAACTGAATATACGCTTTAGTATACCAGAGAAATTACCAGCCAAGAGTCGATCAGTCTTTCACTAG
- the LOC143052729 gene encoding microfibril-associated glycoprotein 4-like — protein MLFLGFICFVLLSGVKSKSTGDDMVETPMVDNQNAPLRAMFDMTNVNERIKSYISESFDSKMSKLVNMKLEEVLLSSKIDEDLKQHIEKMKRNLTLNFENEIKGYVDGVHQNLTDTLSEEMNSFRKSLEDSQPTTKDQNKANAIQDDEPPNTCGGVLDGCEDLKGTICGNGLYSLNPKGLPQFRGYCNMCFAGGGWTVIQRRKDGNTNFYRGWEDYKNGFGDQTEEFWLGNEKIHNLTTGEKYQLRIELQDWNNETKYATYTTFKLGNEASGYKLIIGGYSGTAGDSMIYNNGATFSTKDKGSALAKSTFGAWWYQSYTHSNLNGEYLRGKSPGLNVHRGVLWYHWTGYNHSLKKSEMMIRKI, from the exons ATGCTTTTCTtaggatttatttgttttgtgcTATTATCAGGAGTAAAATCAAAAAGTACCGGTGATGATATGGTAGAAACTCCAATGGTCGATAACCAAAATGCCCCTCTCCGTGCTATGTTTGACATGACAAACGTAAATGAACGCATTAAGTCATACATATCAGAGTCTTTTGAtagtaaaatgtcaaaattggttaATATGAAGCTAGAAGAGGTTTTGTTGTCATCAAAAATAGATGAGGACTTGAAGCAGCACATTGAAAAGATGAAGAGGAATTTGACACTGAACTTTGAAAACGAAATTAAAGGATATGTTGATGGCGTGCACCAGAATTTGACCGATACTTTATCTGAAG agatGAACTCCTTTAGAAAATCACTGGAAGATAGTCAACCAACCACAAAGGATCAAAATAAGGCAAATG CTATTCAAGACGACGAACCACCGAACACATGTGGAGGAGTATTGGACGGTTGTGAGGATTTGAAAGGAACAATCTGTGGAAATGGCCTATACAGTCTTAATCCAAAAGGTTTACCACAGTTTCGAGGTTACTGTAATATGTGTTTTGCTGGTGGTGGTTGGACA GTTATACAAAGACGAAAAGATGGAAATACAAATTTCTACCGAGGATGGGAGGACTATAAAAATGGTTTTGGTGACCAAACAGAAGAATTCTGGTTAG GTAACGAGAAAATTCACAATCTAACAACAGGAGAAAAATATCAGCTACGAATTGAACTACAGGACTGGAATAATGAGACAAAATATGCTACATATACTACTTTTAAGTTGGGAAACGAAGCATCAGGTTATAAACTGATAATCGGAGGTTACAGTGGTACTGCAG GAGATTCTATGATATACAACAATGGTGCCACATTCAGTACAAAAGATAAAGGCAGTGCTTTAGCAAAATCAACCTTTGGGGCTTGGTGGTACCAAAGCTACACACACTCTAATCTGAATGGGGAGTATCTTCGAGGGAAGTCACCTGGACTCAACGTACATAGAGGTGTGCTATGGTACCACTGGACAGGATATAACCATTCACTTAAAAAATCTGAAATGATGATCCGAAAAATTTAG